Part of the Kamptonema formosum PCC 6407 genome, GTTCGATATGCGGCCCAAAGTTGGTATCGTCAACAATCACATTTTTACCAGATTCTAGGGCCATCAAAATTGCGGCATCTCGGAGTTGAAGAATAAACTTTTCATTGGCGGGAGACCAATAAGAAGCGTGAGCCATTTCTCGCAAAAGGTCTTTATTTGTTCGCACCCATCTACCGGGTTCTGATAACAGTAGGTCATTAGCAAATTTAGATTTTCCAGAAGCGGGTAAACCCACAAGTATAATGACTCTTTTCATAGTAATTGGTAATTGGTAATTGGTGATTGGTAGTGGCTGGTTATATTTTGCTAGTAATCACTAACCACTAACTACTAACTATTAACTAACTCATCAAGTTTAGCAATTGGGAATGTGTATTATCATTATAACCCCAGATTAATGTATTCTAACCCTAAAAGTTCCTCTGCTTTCTGAATAGTAGCATTACGTAAAGATTCTTTGACGCTAGCAATTTTTCCAGACCTCAAAGAAAACAAAATCCCAGAATAGGGTAAGTGCTTGATAGCTAAGGCGAAATCTTTCTGGTTTTCGATATGTTGATATTGCCGATAAACTTCCTCTACTTCTTGAATTAAAGATAGATATCTATTTTTAACTTTCTCGTAAAGTTCTGTCCACTCAGGGAAATAAGATAAAAACTCCTCTCCTTCATTTGTTAGTATAATCTCGATCATTCTGCGGGTAGAAAATCCTTCCCTAAGATGAGAAATTGCGACATATTGGGGAGACTTAACTTTGACTCTGTTGAAGTTACCATCGCAGATGATATATCCTTCAGAATTCATCGGATCTAAATGTTCAGCAGCTTTGATAACTTCTGTCCAGCTAGTTAAAGGATAGGATGCAACTAATTCCCATCCATATTTTTCTGTCCAAATACTAGGGTCAGACTCTAAAAGTGTTTGAATATTTCTCACTCCATGTAGTATAATTTGATTGTCTTTTTGCTGAACAACTATCCGGTTGTAAGGAGTCATTAATTCAAAGATAAAACATTGCTCAGTTTCTTGCGGTAACTGATATCCTAGTTCGTTCCAAACTTTCCAGAATAGTTCCGCAAAAGTAAAGCCAAAACCGTTAACTTCACCGCTAGCGTCAGGAGTGCCGCTAGTTTGTACTCTCCACTCGCCATCGTAGAAATAAATAACAGTGAGAGAACCGTCTAGTTTTTCATACACTTTGGCACTACTCCAGTCAATCGGAGTAGCATGAATTTCCCCATAATTAAAGAATTTGTTATAAGGATAAGAAATTATTTGCCAATCTTGAGATGAGTCTAAGATAATACCTCGGCACTGCTGGACTATTTTTTCACCCAGAGGAGATTCAATCTGGGAGTATTTCAGACAGACGAGGTGAGGATATTTCTGATGTCGGGATAATTTGATATGATAAGTGCTGCATAAGCTATCTAATCCATGCTGACGCAAATAATCTTGTAGTTCCATGATGATTTTCTAAAGGGGAACGTACTATTTATTATCTATTATGTGGTAACGAAAGGCAATGAAAGAGTTGAGAGGTAATTACCTCTCCTTTCTACCTGAAAATCTATTATGCTCCCGTATTTAATAGTATCATTATCAATAGTTTAAGGCAATGGGTGTAAAAAAGTTAGGACTTACGCAGGTCGTCCCAGAAACCGGGTTTTTGAGAGAATATGTCGGTAACAACGAAGTATTTTCGTCAAAAAAACTGGTTTCTTTAGTTGGGTGCGTGAGTTCTGAAAGTATACTTTTTAGGTAGTAAGGAGTAAACAAATGAAGACTAGATTGCTGATTTTGGGAAGTTATGCGTGTTTGTTAAGTGCTCTGGCGATGCCATCTGGAGTTCTTGGTTTTGGGGAATTGGATAGAGAATCACTAAATCGGGTAGCAGATATCCCGGTAGTAAGCAACTTAATTGCCCAAGCGGATGCTACTGTTCCCATTGGTCAAATTTTGCCACAATTAAAAGGTAAGACGCAAGTACCAATTTTTCTACCCAGTCAGGTTCCTTTTTCACAAAAGCTTTACTTTCATCCTCAAGCGAGGGCGGATGGTTATAGTGTTTATATAGATTATACTGCTAATTGCCGAGGAACTACTGCTTGTAGTGCTGGTGGAATTGGAGCTCAAAAAGGTGGTGAATTTACGGAGAGAATGGAAGGGGTAACGAAGACCTTAAAAAACATTCAATTGGCGAAGGGAACTAAGGGCGTTTTTCACAATGGTTGTGGGGCTTACTGTACTGCTTCAGTTGAATGGAAATTTCAGGGAGTTTTGTATACGGTAGCACTTAAGAATGGGCGGGAAGCAAATGCGGTAAAAATTGCCAATTCTGCTATTGAAGCCGGGCGGCGTTAAGTTTTGAATAAAGGCTTGTTTCTAAATACTAAGTTCTAAGCTTGTGTCTAGTAAACAAGCTTTTTTAGTTGAGATTGTTTAAAATTGCAGGAAGATGTTATAATTAGGAGACTTACAAATTGCTCCGGTAACGTCGCCCTCTGGGGGGAATTGAACCGCCTAGAGGGTGGCGTTACCAACAATTAGAGAACAAGTTGGTTGGTATAAAAATTGCGTTCAACTTATTTATTAGTAACTCATGGTAGCCGCGATCCTAGACCACAATTAGGTCTGGAAAAGTTAGCTAAATTGTTGTCTGAACGTTTGGCTGTATTGGCAAATTATTCCCAAAACTCGCCTGTTGTGGGAACTGCTACGCTGGAATTTGGATCGAGTTCATTACACGAACAAATCTGCCAATTTGGGGAATATACCCTATCTCTTGGGTTACAGGATGTGCAAGTTTTGCCGATGTTTTTATTGCCGGGAGTTCACCTTCAGGAAGATATACCGACAGAGGTAAAAATCGCACAGCAAATAATAGGCGAAAAGGTGATAATTAACTTGCGATCGCATTTGGGTTCCCAGAGCGCAAGTTTAACTAACTGGGTCGCAGGGCAGATGACATCTGCTAGAATGCAGGCATGGATTTTACTATCTCACGGGAGTCGCCGCACGGGTGGGAATTTGCCTGTTGAGGAAATAGCCGCTAAAGTTAACGCGGTGACTGCTTATTGGTCTGTACCGCCGAGTTTGGAAGCACAAATTACAAGTTTAGTTCACAGTGGACATCAGCAAATAGGGATTGTGCCTTATTTTTTATTTGAGGGGGGAATCACTGATGCGATCGCGCAAAAAGTGGAACAACTAAAGCAGCAGTTTCC contains:
- a CDS encoding sirohydrochlorin chelatase, translating into MRSTYLLVTHGSRDPRPQLGLEKLAKLLSERLAVLANYSQNSPVVGTATLEFGSSSLHEQICQFGEYTLSLGLQDVQVLPMFLLPGVHLQEDIPTEVKIAQQIIGEKVIINLRSHLGSQSASLTNWVAGQMTSARMQAWILLSHGSRRTGGNLPVEEIAAKVNAVTAYWSVPPSLEAQITSLVHSGHQQIGIVPYFLFEGGITDAIAQKVEQLKQQFPLAELHLTNPLGVSVELADLIRDLIEK
- a CDS encoding T4 RnlA family RNA ligase, which gives rise to MELQDYLRQHGLDSLCSTYHIKLSRHQKYPHLVCLKYSQIESPLGEKIVQQCRGIILDSSQDWQIISYPYNKFFNYGEIHATPIDWSSAKVYEKLDGSLTVIYFYDGEWRVQTSGTPDASGEVNGFGFTFAELFWKVWNELGYQLPQETEQCFIFELMTPYNRIVVQQKDNQIILHGVRNIQTLLESDPSIWTEKYGWELVASYPLTSWTEVIKAAEHLDPMNSEGYIICDGNFNRVKVKSPQYVAISHLREGFSTRRMIEIILTNEGEEFLSYFPEWTELYEKVKNRYLSLIQEVEEVYRQYQHIENQKDFALAIKHLPYSGILFSLRSGKIASVKESLRNATIQKAEELLGLEYINLGL